Proteins encoded by one window of Torulaspora delbrueckii CBS 1146 chromosome 2, complete genome:
- the TDEL0B00550 gene encoding MFS transporter (similar to Saccharomyces cerevisiae ATR1 (YML116W) and YMR279C; ancestral locus Anc_8.843), producing MFDRAAVNGGQVTALKSSHENEIERNLSREDKMLTTEKEAPVFVEEPESPWQDPNYFKGKWDEVLFVLSCMMGQLLNQAGSTMTLSTMKVLERELDSSSAKSSWLMASFPLVSGSFILISGRLGDIYGLKKMLLLGYIWLTIWSLICGLSSFSHNDTFFITSRAFQGLGISFVLPNLLGIVGNIYKPGTRRKNIVISLIGMCAPIGATFGGLFAGVVVIRKDSDWPWAFYAYTIAAFLTTIISYFVIPNSIPVNVNKFAMDWIGSALGVSGLVLFNFVWNQSTVVGWATGYIIALLIVSIFLIALFFIFEIKYAKVPLLPKEVTESRSIIMILASLMAGWGSFGIWIFYYFQFVLTLRNYSPVWAGGTFFMVSIVGCIAALTVGFSIKRVGPAVLLFFSMIAFTCGSIILSVTPVHETYFRSCLGAMVILSFGMDLSFPAASIILSDELSMQYQGMAGSLVNTVVNYSMSLFLGIGGTIERQINKSGDRLLEGFRAALYFAIGVGSLGILISGVFVLQKELMRSKSRKENELEYNGS from the coding sequence ATGTTCGATAGAGCAGCGGTGAACGGAGGGCAGGTTACTGCTCTCAAGTCATCTCATGAAAATGAGATTGAAAGGAACTTGAGTCGTGAAGACAAGATGTTGACAACAGAAAAGGAGGCTCCAgtgtttgttgaagagccAGAATCTCCTTGGCAGGATCCCAACTACTTTAAGGGGAAATGGGATGAGGTTTTATTCGTTCTTTCATGTATGATGGGCCAACTTTTGAACCAAGCGGGTAGTACGATGACTTTATCGACTATGAAGGTATTGGAAAGAGAGCTagattcttcttcagctaAAAGCTCATGGCTAATGGCCTCTTTCCCATTGGTTTCCGGCTCATTTATCTTGATTAGTGGGAGACTGGGTGATATTTACGGTTTGAAAAAGATGTTATTGCTAGGTTACATATGGCTGACAATCTGGTCCCTTATTTGTGGATTATCAAGCTTCTCACATAATGAcacatttttcattacCAGTAGAGCTTTCCAAGGTCTGGGTATTTCTTTTGTTCTGCCTAATCTTTTGGGTATTGTGGGCAACATCTATAAGCCTGGCACTAGAAGGAAGAATATAGTTATCAGTTTGATTGGTATGTGCGCACCAATTGGAGCCACGTTTGGGGGATTATTTGCGGGAGTTGTTGTTATCCGGAAAGATAGCGATTGGCCTTGGGCGTTTTATGCATACACCATTGCCGCTTTTCTGACTACCATCATCAGCTACTTTGTCATACCAAATAGCATTCCAGTCAATGTTAACAAATTTGCCATGGATTGGATTGGTTCAGCTTTAGGCGTTAGTGGGCTggttctcttcaactttgtaTGGAACCAGTCGACAGTTGTAGGATGGGCAACGGGCTATATTATTGCTCTTTTGATCGTTTCTATATTCTTGATTGCgttgttcttcatttttgaGATAAAATATGCTAAGGTTCCTTTGTTACCCAAGGAAGTCACTGAAAGTCGCTCGATAATCATGATTCTCGCATCGCTAATGGCAGGCTGGGGATCTTTTGGTATCTGGATATTTTATTACTTCCAGTTTGTTCTAACTCTGAGAAATTATTCACCAGTCTGGGCTGGGGGAACATTCTTCATGGTTTCCATCGTGGGTTGTATCGCAGCCTTGACAGTGGGATTCTCAATCAAAAGGGTAGGGCCTGCAGTTTTATtattcttctcaatgatTGCGTTTACTTGTGGATCTATCATTCTTAGTGTCACACCAGTTCATGAGACTTACTTCCGTTCGTGCCTAGGAGCCATGGTGATTCTATCGTTTGGTATGGATCTCTCATTCCCTGCAGCTTCCATCATCCTGAGTGATGAATTGTCCATGCAATATCAGGGTATGGCTGGATCACTTGTCAACACAGTGGTAAATTACTCAATGTCACTTTTCCTTGGTATTGGAGGGACCATTGAGCGCCAAATCAATAAAAGTGGAGACAGACTACTCGAGGGCTTTCGCGCTGCTCTTTACTTTGCAATCGGAGTGGGAAGTTTGGGCATATTAATCAGCGGTGTTTTCGTGCTTCAAAAAGAGCTGATGAGAAGTAAATCCCGTAAAGAGAACGAACTGGAATATAATGGGAGTTGA